In a genomic window of Planctomycetota bacterium:
- a CDS encoding VOC family protein — MARKDPSAKSSVPGLTAPARVIFTVRDLERSARWYGGTLGIPVRQRGIGWVELDTRGVALCLRGGRRHGPSPDQPALTFRVDNFDAALRGLKLREVPGLGEPFECGEGVRAVFFEDPDGNRLGIEGP, encoded by the coding sequence ATGGCCAGGAAGGATCCGTCGGCCAAGAGTTCCGTGCCGGGGCTGACCGCGCCGGCGCGGGTCATTTTCACGGTTCGGGACCTGGAGCGGTCGGCCCGCTGGTACGGGGGAACGCTGGGGATCCCGGTGCGGCAGCGGGGGATCGGCTGGGTGGAGCTGGATACGCGGGGGGTGGCGCTCTGTCTGCGCGGGGGGCGCCGGCACGGTCCCTCTCCCGACCAGCCGGCGCTGACGTTTCGCGTGGACAATTTCGACGCGGCGCTGCGGGGGCTCAAGCTCCGGGAGGTCCCGGGGCTGGGCGAGCCGTTCGAATGCGGCGAAGGGGTGCGGGCGGTCTTCTTCGAGGATCCGGACGGAAACCGTCTGGGAATCGAGGGGCCCTGA
- a CDS encoding FHA domain-containing protein, with amino-acid sequence MPFLRCSAPGAAARVVELSKPVTVIGRDPDCDVVLDDPGASRHHCRVRRVGEGHVVEDLGSTNGTYVNGAAVSLWRLSGGDVIVIGNWNLVYGVKKE; translated from the coding sequence ATGCCGTTCCTCCGGTGTTCGGCTCCCGGCGCGGCGGCACGGGTGGTCGAGCTGTCCAAACCCGTCACCGTCATCGGCCGCGATCCGGACTGCGATGTCGTTCTGGACGATCCGGGAGCGTCCCGGCATCATTGCCGGGTCCGGCGGGTCGGCGAGGGACACGTTGTGGAAGATCTCGGCAGCACGAACGGCACGTACGTCAACGGGGCGGCGGTGTCGCTCTGGAGGCTTTCGGGCGGCGACGTGATCGTGATCGGTAACTGGAACCTCGTCTACGGAGTCAAAAAAGAGTAG
- a CDS encoding lipopolysaccharide kinase InaA family protein gives MRLIVAAPEREGDVQEWLASPGRGEAVKDNRVRSVHRWKGLFIKRFKAGGLWGRVRSLLADRALHEFRMLRLLRERGVDAPEPVAWARRGGESVLFTREIPDARPLREGPWTRRALEELAAFARRLLDAGIRHDDLHVGNILRAQGRLWLVDVHRAVALDRLTPAERAASLGFLVLSFVAFVGRTDVARFVRACGADLREVDRAFRKARERYWRDRQSRTRRTGSDFEAVDGMILRRPYTADEARRALAAPPVEVVKEAPGRRLWRIDAETFVKEGSPAMWDHAFGLELRGIPTPRLHACAGNRVVGRWVAGAEPLGDSVRARAPGRALLGKLAALVRTMHAHGVYHRDLKANNILVRGDELYVVDLDRVSFRPALARAERIWNLAQLNAAVGPRVTRTERLRFFFAYAGWDPEVRREWKGWVREIMERTRRRRHVWP, from the coding sequence ATGAGGCTCATCGTCGCGGCTCCCGAGCGGGAAGGGGACGTTCAGGAGTGGCTCGCCTCGCCCGGCCGCGGCGAGGCGGTCAAGGACAACCGCGTCCGGTCGGTTCACCGGTGGAAGGGGCTTTTCATCAAGCGCTTCAAGGCGGGCGGTCTCTGGGGGAGGGTGCGGAGCCTGCTGGCCGATCGGGCGCTTCATGAATTCCGGATGCTTCGCCTCCTGCGGGAGCGCGGGGTGGACGCGCCGGAGCCGGTGGCCTGGGCGCGCCGCGGCGGGGAGAGCGTGCTTTTCACCCGGGAGATCCCGGACGCGCGGCCGCTGCGGGAGGGGCCGTGGACCCGCCGGGCGCTCGAGGAACTCGCCGCCTTCGCGCGACGCCTCCTCGACGCGGGGATCCGCCACGACGATCTTCACGTGGGCAACATCCTGCGGGCGCAGGGGCGGCTGTGGCTGGTGGACGTCCACCGCGCGGTCGCGCTCGATCGACTGACGCCGGCGGAGCGGGCGGCGTCCCTGGGATTTCTCGTGCTTTCGTTCGTCGCGTTCGTCGGGCGCACGGACGTCGCGCGGTTCGTGCGCGCCTGCGGGGCGGATCTCCGGGAAGTGGACCGCGCGTTCCGGAAGGCGCGGGAGCGGTACTGGCGGGACCGGCAGTCGCGCACGCGCCGGACGGGGTCCGATTTCGAAGCGGTGGACGGCATGATCCTCCGGCGTCCGTATACGGCGGACGAGGCGCGCCGGGCGCTCGCGGCGCCGCCGGTCGAGGTGGTCAAGGAGGCGCCCGGGCGGCGGCTGTGGAGAATCGATGCCGAGACCTTCGTGAAGGAAGGCTCGCCGGCGATGTGGGACCATGCGTTCGGGCTCGAACTGCGCGGGATTCCCACGCCGCGGCTCCATGCCTGCGCCGGAAACCGGGTCGTGGGCCGGTGGGTCGCGGGGGCGGAACCGCTGGGGGACTCCGTGCGGGCGCGCGCCCCGGGGCGGGCGCTTCTCGGGAAGCTCGCGGCGCTGGTGCGCACGATGCACGCGCACGGGGTGTACCACCGCGACCTCAAGGCCAACAACATTCTCGTCCGGGGCGACGAGCTGTACGTCGTGGACCTGGACCGGGTGAGCTTCCGGCCGGCTCTGGCGCGCGCGGAACGGATCTGGAATCTGGCGCAGCTCAACGCCGCGGTAGGGCCGCGCGTCACCCGGACGGAAAGGCTGCGATTCTTCTTCGCGTACGCGGGGTGGGATCCCGAAGTGCGGAGGGAATGGAAGGGCTGGGTCCGCGAAATCATGGAGCGGACGCGCCGCCGGCGGCACGTATGGCCGTGA
- a CDS encoding lipopolysaccharide kinase InaA family protein, translating to MLIRPEWKDALLGDLLDDFRGVAPAERKLYPHGRAEHFSYRPAGAPARVFVRRARRGGLAGALLGGLYTGVRRPGRELEAAAAALRAGVSVPEVVAVRATRVAGLFWRFTVVTREIEGASNLLALAGALPPGRKRDLIHRVADEMRRLHEAGVYHADLTLKNILLSGPDVYIIDLDKAVLAGSRAETLDVMNLSRLNRSVEKLLGGRGVVTRADKLRFLRRYLGGRGRVKELARLCGSGLWLHRLWWSLTGQA from the coding sequence GTGCTGATCCGGCCCGAATGGAAGGACGCGCTGCTGGGAGACCTTCTGGACGACTTCCGCGGGGTGGCTCCGGCCGAGCGCAAGCTCTATCCCCACGGGCGGGCGGAACATTTCTCCTACCGCCCCGCGGGAGCGCCCGCGCGCGTCTTCGTCCGCCGCGCCCGTCGCGGAGGGCTGGCGGGAGCCCTCCTCGGCGGCCTCTACACGGGCGTCCGCCGGCCCGGTCGCGAGCTCGAAGCCGCCGCGGCGGCGCTGCGGGCGGGGGTGAGCGTTCCCGAAGTCGTCGCCGTCCGCGCCACCCGCGTGGCGGGCCTCTTCTGGCGCTTCACCGTCGTCACGCGCGAAATCGAGGGCGCCTCGAACCTCCTGGCGCTGGCCGGCGCGCTTCCGCCCGGCCGCAAGCGCGACCTCATCCACCGCGTGGCCGACGAGATGCGCCGCCTCCACGAAGCGGGCGTCTATCACGCCGATCTCACCCTGAAAAACATCCTTCTTTCGGGCCCCGACGTCTACATCATCGATCTCGACAAAGCCGTGCTGGCGGGAAGCCGCGCGGAAACGCTCGACGTCATGAATCTGTCGCGGCTCAACCGGTCCGTCGAGAAACTCCTGGGGGGGCGCGGCGTCGTGACGCGCGCCGACAAGCTCCGGTTCCTCAGGCGCTACCTGGGGGGCCGAGGGCGCGTGAAGGAGCTGGCGCGCCTCTGCGGAAGCGGACTCTGGCTCCACCGCCTGTGGTGGTCTCTGACCGGCCAGGCCTGA
- the waaF gene encoding lipopolysaccharide heptosyltransferase II, which yields MNILVKGNNWLGDAVLSLPMLRSLKTMFPNGRVAVLTKPSLADLYRGAPYVDETLPERRGSPGAWWCTIREIRRRGFDAALVLPRSFRAAFLVWMAGIPRRIGYGAGRGALLTDRVRPLEGRLHRAHRYHHLLSALGAPPPIQPPRLELLPEAVRWAEEELPGGPWVGLHPGATYGAAKQWLPERFAELGRRLGTSARVAVVGGPGEEELGSRVAREAGAARCLAGRTTLPQLAAALARCRLFVTNDTGPMHVADALGVPIVAVFGPTDWIETPPFGPRHRLVRRPVPCSPCLARTCPLGHHECMRSVTVDEVERACREFLT from the coding sequence ATGAACATCCTCGTCAAGGGCAACAACTGGCTCGGCGACGCGGTCCTGAGCCTCCCGATGCTTCGATCGCTCAAGACCATGTTTCCGAACGGCCGGGTCGCGGTGCTCACCAAGCCGTCGCTGGCGGATCTCTACCGCGGCGCGCCGTATGTGGACGAGACGCTGCCGGAGCGGCGCGGAAGCCCGGGGGCCTGGTGGTGCACGATTCGCGAAATCCGGCGGCGCGGATTCGACGCGGCCCTCGTCCTGCCGCGCTCGTTTCGGGCGGCGTTTCTGGTCTGGATGGCGGGGATCCCGCGCCGGATCGGCTACGGAGCGGGCCGCGGCGCGCTTCTGACGGATCGGGTGCGTCCGCTCGAGGGACGCCTTCACCGCGCGCATCGGTATCACCATCTGCTTTCGGCCCTGGGCGCGCCCCCGCCGATCCAGCCCCCGCGCCTGGAGCTCCTCCCGGAGGCGGTCCGGTGGGCGGAAGAGGAGCTGCCCGGCGGCCCGTGGGTGGGACTCCACCCCGGCGCCACCTACGGCGCGGCCAAGCAGTGGCTTCCGGAGCGCTTCGCCGAGTTGGGGCGGCGCCTGGGGACTTCGGCCCGGGTGGCGGTGGTCGGCGGCCCCGGGGAGGAAGAGCTCGGATCCCGCGTCGCGCGCGAGGCCGGCGCCGCCCGCTGCCTGGCCGGCCGGACGACCCTTCCCCAGCTCGCGGCCGCCCTCGCCCGCTGCCGCCTTTTCGTCACCAACGACACCGGCCCCATGCACGTGGCGGACGCGCTGGGGGTTCCGATCGTGGCCGTCTTCGGCCCCACGGACTGGATCGAAACGCCCCCCTTCGGCCCCCGGCATCGCCTGGTCCGCCGCCCGGTCCCGTGCAGCCCCTGTCTCGCGCGCACGTGCCCCCTGGGGCACCACGAGTGCATGAGGTCCGTGACGGTGGACGAGGTCGAGCGGGCCTGCCGGGAGTTCCTGACGTGA
- a CDS encoding glycosyltransferase family 4 protein has protein sequence MKVALVIRKFSPAGGAERACALLARGLRDRGHDVHVFAQEIAPAEGIVSHRVPPDGFFRHQSFAERVRALLARERFDVVQSFTRTACQDVLRLGGGIHREYLARTDPAYSPLGRLWRRLRPKERFELTLERESLAPGASLRIVAVSHRVKEEAIRHYGVPAEKITVIHNAVDGEEFRPDPAARARLRAELGLREDDYVLLFCGTGFRRKGLDFALAAVDRTPSAKLLVAGEGRPRPHPRARFLGRRSDAAALYAASDVLILPTLYDPFPNACLEAMASGLPVIVSRVAGVSEIIDGDSIVVEDPTDVEALAGAVRRLEDPAARRAMGEAARRKALLHPPSRVVEETLRLYEEVLAIKSGVARRVDKAEGRH, from the coding sequence GTGAAGGTGGCGCTCGTCATCCGGAAGTTCTCTCCCGCCGGGGGCGCGGAGCGGGCGTGCGCCCTCCTGGCGCGCGGCCTGCGGGATCGGGGCCACGACGTCCACGTCTTCGCCCAGGAGATCGCCCCCGCGGAGGGCATCGTGTCTCACCGCGTCCCTCCGGACGGGTTCTTCCGGCACCAGTCCTTCGCGGAGCGCGTTCGCGCGCTCCTGGCGCGGGAGCGCTTCGATGTCGTCCAGAGCTTCACGCGGACGGCCTGCCAGGACGTCCTGCGCCTGGGCGGCGGGATCCACCGCGAATACCTGGCGCGCACGGACCCGGCCTACTCGCCGCTGGGACGCCTATGGAGAAGGCTGCGGCCCAAGGAGCGCTTCGAGCTGACGCTGGAACGGGAAAGCCTGGCGCCCGGCGCTTCCCTGCGGATCGTGGCCGTCTCCCACCGGGTGAAGGAAGAGGCGATCCGCCATTACGGCGTGCCCGCGGAGAAGATCACGGTGATCCACAACGCGGTCGACGGCGAGGAGTTCCGCCCCGACCCGGCCGCCCGCGCCCGCCTGCGCGCGGAGCTGGGCCTGCGGGAAGACGACTACGTGCTTCTTTTCTGCGGAACGGGGTTCCGGCGCAAGGGGCTGGACTTCGCGCTGGCGGCGGTGGACCGGACGCCCTCGGCCAAGCTCCTCGTGGCGGGCGAGGGGCGCCCGCGGCCGCACCCGCGGGCGCGCTTCCTGGGCCGCCGCTCGGACGCCGCCGCGCTCTACGCCGCCTCCGACGTTCTGATCCTGCCCACGCTCTACGACCCCTTCCCCAACGCGTGCCTGGAGGCGATGGCTTCCGGACTCCCGGTCATCGTCAGCCGCGTGGCGGGCGTCTCGGAAATCATCGACGGCGACTCCATCGTGGTGGAGGATCCCACGGACGTCGAAGCGCTGGCCGGGGCGGTGCGGCGGCTGGAGGATCCGGCCGCCCGGCGCGCGATGGGCGAGGCGGCGCGGCGGAAGGCGCTCCTTCATCCGCCGTCGCGCGTGGTGGAGGAGACCCTCCGCCTGTACGAGGAAGTCCTCGCGATCAAGTCCGGCGTCGCGCGGCGGGTTGACAAGGCTGAAGGACGCCACTAA